A single window of Streptomyces griseoviridis DNA harbors:
- a CDS encoding GNAT family N-acetyltransferase translates to MTTTLRPTEPLQRAADGTRSRHYQVCVNSRPVGTLHLDTSPSLGPSVARIQDLTVDEPDRRRGRGTVAALAAEEVARGWGCRVIEVTVPADAVPALRLVEALGYQPRNRGMSKRLAATPPALPDGSLARPMTAAEFARWHADHGERYARDWMARGVPEDAARAKARHDHEVLLPKGLDTENMRFSVVEHEGVVVGVLWLCLAREGDGEGDDGQAFVYYVESDAAHRGRGHGRTLMLLAERQAAAAGRTSLGLNVFAGNTAAERLYTSLGYLTTLYGLQKPLL, encoded by the coding sequence ATGACCACGACTCTGCGGCCGACCGAGCCGCTCCAGCGCGCCGCCGACGGAACGCGCTCGCGCCACTACCAGGTGTGCGTGAACAGCCGTCCCGTCGGCACCCTCCACCTCGACACCTCACCGTCCCTCGGGCCGTCGGTGGCCCGTATCCAGGACCTGACCGTCGACGAACCCGACCGGCGCCGCGGCCGGGGCACGGTCGCCGCGCTCGCCGCGGAGGAGGTGGCGCGCGGCTGGGGCTGCCGGGTGATCGAGGTCACCGTGCCCGCGGACGCCGTGCCCGCGCTGCGGCTCGTCGAGGCGCTCGGCTATCAGCCGCGCAACCGCGGCATGAGCAAACGGCTCGCCGCCACCCCGCCCGCCCTGCCCGACGGCAGCCTGGCCCGGCCCATGACCGCCGCCGAGTTCGCCCGCTGGCACGCCGACCACGGTGAGCGGTACGCGCGCGACTGGATGGCGCGGGGCGTGCCCGAGGACGCGGCCCGCGCGAAGGCCAGGCACGACCACGAGGTGCTGCTGCCGAAGGGGCTCGACACGGAGAACATGCGGTTCAGCGTGGTGGAGCACGAGGGCGTGGTGGTCGGCGTCCTGTGGCTGTGCCTGGCCCGGGAGGGCGACGGCGAGGGGGACGACGGGCAGGCGTTCGTCTACTACGTCGAGTCCGACGCGGCCCACCGCGGCCGGGGGCACGGCCGAACCCTCATGCTCCTCGCCGAGCGGCAGGCCGCCGCCGCGGGCCGGACCTCCCTCGGTCTGAACGTCTTCGCGGGGAACACCGCGGCCGAGCGGCTCTACACGTCCCTCGGCTACCTGACCACGCTCTACGGACTCCAGAAACCCCTGCTGTGA
- a CDS encoding SsgA family sporulation/cell division regulator, with protein sequence MNTTVSCELHLRLVVSSESSLPVPAGLRYDTADPYAVHATFHTGAEETVEWVFARDLLAEGLHRPTGTGDVRVWPSRSHGQGVVCIALSSPEGEALLEAPARALESFLKRTDAAVPPGTEHRHFDLDQELSHILAES encoded by the coding sequence ATGAACACCACGGTCAGCTGCGAGCTGCACCTGCGCCTCGTTGTGTCGAGCGAGTCATCCCTGCCTGTCCCCGCAGGCCTGCGGTACGACACGGCCGACCCCTACGCCGTGCACGCCACCTTCCACACCGGAGCCGAGGAAACCGTCGAGTGGGTGTTCGCCCGCGACCTCCTCGCCGAAGGCCTCCATCGCCCCACGGGCACCGGCGACGTCCGCGTCTGGCCGTCGCGCAGTCATGGTCAGGGGGTCGTCTGCATCGCCCTGAGCTCTCCGGAGGGCGAGGCCCTGCTCGAGGCCCCGGCGCGAGCCCTGGAGTCCTTCCTGAAGCGGACCGACGCTGCCGTGCCGCCCGGCACGGAGCACCGCCACTTCGACCTCGACCAGGAGTTGTCCCACATCCTGGCGGAGAGCTAG
- a CDS encoding chorismate-binding protein produces MPDLPPLARFGDRLATGLLDVTDDPAALESAGFWAVALDFEGRVTCARFADVRETPVPAPAPGAWRGPAVADWTSSLDRGAYTSAVSRIRKRIATGEVYQANLCRVLSAPVPPDADVDALTALLARGNPAPYAGTIRLPEHGVETATASPELFLRRDGRVVESGPIKGTGRTEADLLEKDHAENVMIVDLVRNDLGRVCATGSVTVPDLCAVEKHPGLVHLVSTVRGELRAGAGWPELLGAAFPPGSVTGAPKSSALRVIDALETAPRGPYCGGIGWVDADRGTAELAVGIRTFWIDRTRRGAATLRFGTGAGITWGSDPEGEWRETELKAARLLAVASGTYDANAEGDPT; encoded by the coding sequence CTGCCCGATCTGCCGCCCCTCGCCCGCTTCGGCGACCGCCTCGCCACCGGGCTCCTCGACGTCACCGACGACCCCGCGGCCCTGGAGTCCGCCGGGTTCTGGGCCGTCGCCCTCGACTTCGAGGGCCGGGTGACCTGCGCCCGCTTCGCCGACGTGCGCGAGACGCCGGTGCCGGCGCCCGCGCCCGGTGCCTGGCGCGGGCCCGCCGTCGCCGACTGGACGTCGTCCCTCGACCGGGGCGCGTACACGAGCGCCGTCAGCCGGATCCGGAAGCGGATAGCGACGGGCGAGGTCTACCAGGCCAACCTCTGCCGGGTGCTCTCCGCGCCGGTGCCGCCCGACGCCGACGTGGACGCCCTGACCGCGCTGCTGGCCCGCGGCAACCCGGCACCGTACGCGGGCACGATCCGGCTGCCCGAGCACGGCGTGGAGACCGCCACCGCCTCGCCCGAGCTGTTCCTGCGCAGGGACGGCCGGGTCGTCGAGTCCGGGCCGATCAAGGGGACCGGACGCACCGAGGCCGACCTGCTGGAGAAGGACCACGCCGAGAACGTGATGATCGTGGACCTGGTCCGCAACGACCTCGGGCGTGTCTGCGCCACCGGCAGCGTCACCGTGCCCGACCTGTGCGCCGTCGAGAAGCACCCCGGCCTGGTCCACCTGGTGTCCACGGTCAGGGGCGAACTGCGGGCCGGCGCCGGCTGGCCCGAGCTGCTCGGCGCCGCCTTCCCGCCCGGATCGGTCACCGGCGCCCCCAAGTCGAGCGCCCTGCGGGTGATCGACGCCCTGGAGACCGCGCCCCGCGGCCCCTACTGCGGCGGCATCGGCTGGGTCGACGCCGACCGGGGCACCGCCGAACTCGCCGTCGGCATCCGCACGTTCTGGATCGACCGGACCCGGCGGGGCGCGGCGACGCTGCGGTTCGGCACCGGCGCGGGCATCACCTGGGGCTCCGACCCCGAGGGCGAGTGGCGGGAGACCGAACTGAAGGCCGCACGGCTGCTCGCGGTAGCGTCGGGAACGTACGACGCGAACGCTGAAGGAGACCCGACATGA
- a CDS encoding TrmH family RNA methyltransferase translates to MADLITVEDPDDPRLRDYTGLTDVELRRKREPAEGLFIAEGEKVIRRAKDAGYEMRSMLLSAKWVDVMRDVIDELPAPVYAVSPELAEQVTGYHVHRGALASMQRKPLPTAADLLQSARRVVVMESVNDHTNIGAIFRSAAALGMDAVLLSPDCADPLYRRSVKVSMGAVFSVPYARLESWPKSLESVREAGFTLLALTPDEKARSLDEAAPHRMDRVALMLGAEGDGLSTQALVAADEWVRIPMSHGVDSLNVGAAAAVAFYAVATGRPNA, encoded by the coding sequence GTGGCCGATCTCATCACCGTCGAGGACCCCGACGACCCCCGTCTGCGCGACTACACGGGCCTGACCGACGTCGAACTGCGCCGCAAGCGCGAGCCGGCCGAGGGCCTGTTCATCGCCGAGGGCGAGAAGGTCATCAGACGCGCCAAGGACGCCGGCTACGAGATGCGCTCCATGCTGCTGTCGGCGAAGTGGGTCGACGTCATGCGCGACGTCATCGACGAACTCCCCGCCCCCGTCTACGCGGTGAGCCCGGAACTGGCCGAGCAGGTCACCGGCTACCACGTGCACCGCGGCGCCCTCGCCTCCATGCAGCGCAAGCCCCTGCCCACGGCGGCCGACCTGTTGCAGAGCGCCCGCCGGGTCGTCGTCATGGAGTCGGTCAACGACCACACCAACATCGGCGCGATCTTCCGCTCGGCCGCCGCCCTCGGCATGGACGCCGTCCTGCTCTCCCCCGACTGCGCCGACCCCCTCTACCGCCGCAGCGTCAAGGTGTCGATGGGCGCGGTCTTCTCCGTGCCGTACGCCCGGCTGGAGAGCTGGCCCAAGAGCCTGGAGTCGGTCCGCGAGGCCGGCTTCACCCTCCTCGCGCTCACCCCGGACGAGAAGGCCAGAAGCCTCGACGAGGCCGCCCCGCACCGGATGGACCGGGTCGCCCTGATGCTCGGCGCCGAGGGCGACGGCCTCTCCACCCAGGCCCTGGTGGCCGCCGACGAATGGGTCCGCATCCCGATGTCGCACGGGGTGGACTCGCTCAACGTCGGCGCGGCGGCGGCGGTCGCCTTCTACGCGGTGGCCACCGGCCGCCCGAACGCCTGA
- a CDS encoding TIGR02611 family protein, which translates to MDTGSDRPGESAVATDLTGADTGGADEPQKLGSRAPEFVKARRALHLSWQVGVFLIGLAVVVAGIIMLPLPGPGWLVIFAGMAIWATEFVWAQLALRWTKRKVTEAAQKALDPRVRRRNITLTAIGCVIAGALIAVYVWKFGLEMPWNITDQ; encoded by the coding sequence ATGGATACGGGGAGTGACCGGCCCGGCGAGAGCGCCGTGGCGACGGACCTGACGGGCGCCGACACCGGCGGCGCGGACGAGCCGCAGAAGCTCGGATCGCGGGCGCCCGAGTTCGTCAAGGCCCGCAGGGCGCTGCATCTGAGCTGGCAGGTCGGGGTCTTCCTGATCGGCCTCGCGGTGGTCGTCGCCGGCATCATCATGCTGCCGCTGCCGGGCCCCGGCTGGCTGGTGATCTTCGCCGGCATGGCGATCTGGGCGACCGAGTTCGTCTGGGCCCAGCTGGCGCTGCGCTGGACCAAGCGCAAGGTCACCGAGGCCGCCCAGAAGGCGCTCGACCCCCGGGTCCGCCGGCGCAACATCACGCTGACCGCGATCGGGTGCGTGATCGCGGGCGCGCTGATCGCCGTCTACGTGTGGAAGTTCGGCCTGGAGATGCCCTGGAACATCACGGACCAGTGA
- a CDS encoding CGNR zinc finger domain-containing protein — translation MLITHDTRCALDTVVDLVNTAPEDATAQDGLPDLPALTEFIATHEISDVGSLTEADLAGVRKIRGLFAAVFAAPEARAAARLINELVAAAGTTPRLTDHDGYEWHVHYFAPGASVADHLAADCGMALAFFVVAGEQERLRRCEAPDCRRAFVDLSRNRSRRYCDSRTCGNRLHVAAYRARRKEAAG, via the coding sequence GTGCTGATCACCCACGACACCCGGTGTGCCCTCGACACCGTGGTCGATCTGGTGAACACCGCGCCGGAGGACGCCACGGCCCAGGACGGGCTGCCGGACCTCCCGGCCCTCACCGAGTTCATCGCGACGCACGAGATCAGCGATGTCGGCTCCCTGACGGAGGCCGACCTCGCGGGGGTGCGGAAGATACGCGGTCTCTTCGCCGCCGTCTTCGCGGCGCCGGAGGCCAGGGCCGCGGCCCGGCTGATCAACGAGCTGGTCGCCGCCGCGGGCACCACGCCGCGGCTCACGGACCACGACGGCTACGAGTGGCATGTGCACTACTTCGCGCCCGGCGCCTCCGTCGCGGACCACCTGGCCGCCGACTGCGGCATGGCGCTGGCGTTCTTCGTGGTGGCCGGGGAGCAGGAGCGGCTGCGGCGGTGCGAGGCGCCCGACTGCCGGCGCGCGTTCGTCGACCTGTCCCGCAATCGCTCGCGCCGCTACTGCGACAGCAGGACCTGCGGGAACCGGCTGCACGTGGCCGCGTACCGGGCGCGGCGCAAGGAGGCGGCGGGCTGA
- a CDS encoding phosphotransferase, with product MAAASSSPGSGTLLARLRDRVLAAAHPADPDCPCGPTRTLADRPDATVVRHGDTVAKAHAPGTVLADLAPRLAVAAALPDVFLPPLATTPLPVDGRLVTLWPYGTPVDPDDPDAAPWEAVATLLARLHRTPPPPGPGPLPAMRGPWKAARAVAALETPAVPRPAHPTAARPTAARPASAHPAVPHLLRAWAALPAWARAESPQPGRAGLCHGDLHLGQLVRRPARGGAWLLIDVDDVGVGVPAWDLARPAAWYACGLLPPDEWARFLAAYRAAGGPAVPADGDPWPALDVPARALTLQTAARALTKAAAEDRPPDEVELSVIDACVRMASTAPELT from the coding sequence ATGGCAGCCGCATCGTCCTCCCCGGGAAGCGGCACCCTGCTCGCCCGGCTCCGCGACCGGGTCCTGGCCGCCGCGCACCCGGCGGACCCCGACTGCCCCTGCGGCCCGACCCGCACCCTCGCCGACCGCCCCGACGCCACCGTCGTCCGGCACGGTGACACCGTCGCCAAGGCGCACGCCCCGGGCACCGTCCTCGCGGACCTGGCCCCCCGCCTCGCCGTCGCGGCCGCCCTCCCCGACGTCTTCCTGCCCCCGCTCGCCACGACCCCCCTCCCGGTGGACGGCCGGCTGGTCACGCTCTGGCCCTACGGCACCCCCGTCGACCCGGACGACCCCGACGCGGCCCCCTGGGAAGCCGTCGCCACGCTCCTCGCCCGCCTCCACCGGACGCCACCCCCGCCCGGGCCCGGCCCCCTGCCCGCCATGCGCGGCCCGTGGAAGGCGGCCCGAGCCGTCGCAGCCCTCGAAACCCCCGCCGTCCCGCGCCCCGCTCACCCCACCGCCGCTCGCCCCACCGCCGCTCGCCCCGCCTCCGCGCACCCCGCCGTCCCCCACCTCCTGCGTGCCTGGGCCGCTCTCCCCGCCTGGGCCCGCGCCGAGTCTCCCCAGCCCGGCCGCGCCGGCCTCTGCCACGGCGATCTCCACCTCGGGCAGCTCGTCCGCCGGCCCGCGCGCGGCGGCGCGTGGCTGCTCATCGACGTCGACGACGTGGGGGTCGGCGTCCCCGCCTGGGATCTCGCGCGCCCCGCCGCCTGGTACGCCTGCGGACTCCTCCCGCCCGACGAGTGGGCCCGCTTCCTCGCCGCCTACCGCGCGGCCGGCGGCCCGGCCGTCCCCGCCGACGGCGACCCCTGGCCCGCCCTGGACGTCCCGGCCCGCGCCCTCACCCTCCAGACCGCCGCCCGCGCCCTCACCAAGGCGGCCGCCGAGGACCGCCCGCCGGACGAGGTGGAGCTGTCCGTGATCGACGCGTGTGTCCGTATGGCGTCCACCGCACCGGAGTTGACCTGA
- the cobA gene encoding uroporphyrinogen-III C-methyltransferase, protein MSHHPAYPVGLRLSGRRVIVLGGGQVAQRRLPALIAAGADLVLVSPEATPSVEAMADAGEITWERRGYRDGDLADAWYALIATSDTDANRAASAEAERHRVWCVRSDDADAATAWTPATGHSEGVTVAVLTTDARGRDPRHTAAVRDAVVEGLRDGTLVAPHHRTRTPGVALVGGGPGDPDLITVRGRRLLAEADVVIADRLGPRDLLAELPPHVEVIDAAKIPYGRFMAQEAINNALIEHARKGRSVVRLKGGDPYVFGRGMEEVQALAEAGIACTVVPGISSSISVPGAAGIPVTHRGVAHEFTVVSGHVAPDDARSLVDWRALAALTGTLVILMGVDKIGRIAETLVAHGKSPDTPVALVQEGTTAAQRRVDATLSTVAETVRAQDVRPPAVIVIGEVVSVGAALGQPKHPE, encoded by the coding sequence ATGTCCCACCACCCCGCCTACCCCGTGGGCCTCCGTCTCTCCGGGCGGCGAGTGATCGTCCTCGGTGGCGGCCAGGTCGCCCAGCGCCGCCTGCCGGCCCTGATCGCGGCGGGCGCGGACCTCGTCCTCGTCTCCCCGGAGGCGACCCCGTCGGTCGAGGCGATGGCGGACGCGGGCGAGATCACCTGGGAGCGCCGCGGATACCGGGACGGCGACCTCGCGGACGCCTGGTACGCGCTGATCGCCACCAGCGACACCGACGCCAACCGTGCCGCGTCCGCCGAGGCGGAACGGCACCGGGTCTGGTGCGTCCGCTCCGACGACGCCGACGCGGCCACCGCGTGGACCCCGGCCACCGGGCACAGCGAGGGCGTCACCGTCGCCGTCCTCACCACGGACGCCCGCGGCCGCGACCCCCGGCACACCGCGGCCGTCCGCGACGCGGTCGTCGAGGGCCTGCGCGACGGCACGCTCGTCGCCCCCCACCACCGCACCCGCACCCCCGGTGTCGCCCTGGTCGGCGGCGGCCCCGGCGACCCGGACCTGATCACGGTGCGCGGCCGCCGGCTGCTCGCCGAGGCCGACGTCGTCATCGCGGACCGGCTCGGCCCGCGCGATCTGCTCGCCGAACTTCCCCCGCACGTCGAGGTGATCGACGCGGCGAAGATCCCGTACGGCCGTTTCATGGCGCAGGAGGCCATCAACAACGCGCTGATCGAGCACGCGAGGAAGGGCAGGTCGGTGGTCCGCCTCAAGGGCGGCGACCCGTATGTCTTCGGCCGGGGCATGGAGGAGGTGCAGGCCCTCGCGGAGGCGGGCATCGCCTGCACGGTCGTCCCCGGCATCTCCAGTTCGATCTCGGTGCCGGGCGCGGCCGGCATCCCGGTCACACACCGCGGGGTCGCACACGAGTTCACCGTGGTGAGCGGCCATGTCGCCCCTGACGACGCCCGCTCCCTGGTCGACTGGCGGGCCCTGGCCGCGCTGACCGGCACGTTGGTGATCCTGATGGGCGTCGACAAGATCGGCCGGATCGCCGAGACCCTCGTCGCGCACGGCAAGTCGCCCGACACCCCGGTGGCCCTGGTCCAGGAGGGCACGACGGCGGCCCAGCGCCGGGTCGACGCGACCCTGTCGACGGTCGCCGAGACGGTCCGCGCACAGGACGTACGGCCGCCCGCGGTCATCGTCATCGGCGAGGTGGTGTCCGTGGGCGCGGCCCTCGGGCAGCCGAAGCACCCCGAGTAA
- a CDS encoding zf-TFIIB domain-containing protein yields MQCPKCHAPMHTYNRNGVQIEQCSGCRGIFLDYGELEALTRVESQWSQPAPPPPGPQQEYPAPAAPAWGAPQGGHGGHYGGHHGHHRHKSFGHMLFSS; encoded by the coding sequence ATGCAGTGCCCGAAGTGTCATGCGCCGATGCACACCTACAACCGGAACGGCGTCCAGATCGAGCAGTGCAGTGGCTGCCGAGGCATCTTCCTCGACTACGGGGAACTGGAGGCGCTTACCCGGGTGGAGTCCCAGTGGTCCCAGCCCGCCCCGCCGCCCCCCGGCCCGCAGCAGGAGTACCCGGCGCCCGCCGCCCCCGCCTGGGGCGCGCCGCAGGGCGGCCACGGCGGTCACTACGGCGGCCACCACGGGCACCACCGGCACAAGAGCTTCGGCCACATGCTGTTCTCCAGCTGA
- a CDS encoding aminotransferase class IV, whose product MKIWLDGGLRDADAARVSALDHGLTVGDGIFETVQAVHGKPFALTRHLDRLTRSARGLGLPDPDHDEVRRACAAVLDAEPMALGRLRITYTGGLGPLGSDRGEHPPTLLVALGESTRRPDSTAVITVPWTRNERGALVGLKTTSYAENVVALARARQQGASEALFANTVGRLCEGTGSNVFVVLDGELHTPPLSSGCLAGITRALTVEWTGARESDLPFDVLEQAEEVFLTSSLRDIQAVHRVDGRELPGAPGPVTAKAMRIFDERSGADLDP is encoded by the coding sequence ATGAAGATCTGGCTCGACGGCGGGCTGCGGGACGCCGACGCGGCCCGTGTCTCCGCCCTCGACCACGGCCTGACCGTGGGCGACGGCATATTCGAGACGGTCCAGGCGGTGCACGGCAAGCCCTTCGCCCTCACCCGCCACCTCGACCGGCTGACCCGCTCGGCCCGGGGCCTCGGCCTGCCCGACCCCGACCACGACGAGGTGCGCCGCGCCTGCGCCGCCGTCCTCGACGCCGAGCCGATGGCCCTCGGCCGGCTGCGCATCACCTACACCGGCGGCCTCGGCCCGCTCGGCTCGGACCGCGGCGAGCACCCCCCGACCCTGCTCGTCGCCCTCGGTGAGAGCACCCGCCGCCCCGACTCCACCGCCGTGATCACCGTGCCGTGGACCCGCAACGAACGCGGCGCGCTCGTCGGCCTCAAGACGACCTCGTACGCCGAGAACGTCGTCGCGCTCGCCCGCGCCCGCCAACAGGGCGCCTCCGAGGCGCTGTTCGCCAACACCGTCGGCCGGCTCTGCGAAGGCACCGGCTCGAACGTCTTCGTCGTCCTCGACGGCGAACTGCACACCCCGCCGCTCTCCTCCGGCTGCCTCGCGGGCATCACCCGCGCCCTGACCGTCGAGTGGACCGGCGCCCGCGAGAGCGACCTGCCCTTCGACGTGCTGGAGCAGGCCGAGGAGGTCTTCCTCACCTCCAGCCTGCGCGACATCCAGGCCGTGCACCGCGTCGACGGCCGCGAACTGCCCGGCGCCCCCGGCCCGGTGACCGCCAAGGCCATGCGGATCTTCGACGAGCGGTCCGGCGCCGACCTCGATCCGTGA
- a CDS encoding DsbA family protein yields MSDSSPVPSATPASPVRPVLDVWCELQCPDCRTALEDVRALRARYGDRLEVRLRHFPLEKHKHSFAAAQAAEEALEQGKGWEYVEAVLGRVERLDRAGEPFLVEVAGELGLDAEEFDTALIDGRHILIVDADQAEGKAIGVTGTPTYVIDDQRLDGGKSQEGLRERIEEIADRLLAAADA; encoded by the coding sequence ATGAGCGACTCCTCCCCCGTGCCTTCCGCCACGCCCGCGAGCCCCGTCCGCCCCGTGCTCGACGTGTGGTGCGAACTCCAGTGCCCCGACTGCCGCACCGCCCTGGAGGACGTGCGTGCCCTGCGGGCGCGGTACGGCGACCGGCTCGAGGTGCGGCTGCGGCACTTCCCGCTGGAGAAGCACAAGCACTCCTTCGCCGCCGCGCAGGCCGCCGAGGAGGCGCTGGAGCAGGGCAAGGGCTGGGAGTACGTCGAGGCCGTGCTCGGCCGGGTCGAGCGGCTCGACCGCGCGGGCGAACCCTTCCTCGTCGAGGTGGCCGGTGAACTCGGCCTGGACGCCGAGGAGTTCGACACCGCGCTGATCGACGGCCGGCACATCCTGATCGTCGACGCCGATCAGGCCGAGGGCAAGGCGATCGGTGTGACCGGCACCCCCACCTACGTCATCGACGATCAGCGCCTCGACGGCGGCAAGAGCCAGGAAGGGCTGCGGGAGCGGATCGAGGAGATCGCGGACCGGCTGCTGGCGGCGGCCGACGCCTGA
- a CDS encoding serine/threonine-protein kinase, giving the protein MNMAMMRLRREDPRVVGSFRLHRRLGAGGMGVVYLGSDKKGQRVALKVIRPDLAEDQEFRSRFAREVSAARRIRGGCTARLVAADLDAERPWFATQYVPGPSLHDKVADEGPMLAVDVASVGAALSEGLVAVHEAGVVHRDLKPSNILLSPKGPRIIDFGIAWATGASTLTHVGTAVGSPGFLAPEQVRGVAVTPATDVFSLGATLAYSATGDSPFGHGSSEVMLYRVVHEEPQLHGVPDALAPLVRACLAKDPEERPSTLQLSLRLKEIAAREAQGLADVRPPAPRSAEPDRGTGGRLADTYPEPQRTLRRPQGTPPPRGTTPAPRGPGPSRGGAPSRGGAPSQGGGTARGGSAARPADGRSTRGSRSGSRPAPRSGPGRPGPRTTGTKLRPANPRLLRQRLFVFVVVTLLVALGIALAQGCQGPSRGLGPDGSEGTGGNGAVRNQQVDPRPGGGPLTGQRYDGTFTAPE; this is encoded by the coding sequence ATGAACATGGCGATGATGCGCCTGAGGCGCGAGGACCCGCGTGTCGTCGGCTCGTTCAGGCTTCACCGACGGCTCGGCGCGGGCGGGATGGGCGTGGTGTACCTGGGCTCCGACAAGAAGGGGCAGCGGGTCGCGCTGAAGGTGATCCGGCCCGATCTCGCGGAGGACCAGGAGTTCCGCTCGCGGTTCGCACGGGAGGTCTCGGCGGCCCGGCGGATCCGCGGCGGGTGCACCGCGCGGCTGGTCGCGGCCGATCTGGACGCCGAACGGCCGTGGTTCGCCACCCAGTACGTGCCCGGCCCGTCCCTGCACGACAAGGTCGCCGACGAGGGCCCGATGCTCGCGGTCGACGTCGCGTCCGTGGGCGCCGCGCTCTCCGAGGGGCTCGTCGCCGTCCACGAGGCCGGGGTGGTGCACCGGGACCTCAAGCCGTCCAACATCCTGCTGTCCCCGAAGGGGCCGCGGATCATCGACTTCGGCATCGCCTGGGCGACCGGCGCCTCCACCCTCACCCATGTGGGCACCGCCGTCGGCTCCCCCGGGTTCCTCGCGCCCGAACAGGTGCGCGGGGTCGCCGTCACGCCCGCCACGGACGTCTTCTCGCTCGGCGCGACCCTCGCCTACTCGGCGACCGGTGACTCGCCCTTCGGGCACGGCAGTTCCGAGGTGATGCTGTACCGGGTGGTGCACGAGGAGCCGCAGCTGCACGGCGTTCCCGACGCGCTGGCCCCGCTGGTGCGGGCCTGCCTCGCGAAGGACCCGGAGGAGCGGCCGAGCACCCTCCAACTGTCGCTGCGCCTCAAGGAGATCGCCGCCCGCGAGGCCCAGGGGCTCGCCGACGTGCGCCCGCCCGCGCCGCGCTCCGCCGAGCCTGACCGCGGTACCGGCGGGCGGCTGGCCGACACCTACCCGGAGCCGCAGCGCACCCTGCGGCGTCCGCAGGGCACTCCCCCGCCCCGGGGCACCACGCCCGCGCCGCGCGGTCCCGGTCCCTCCCGGGGTGGTGCTCCGTCCCGGGGTGGGGCGCCCTCGCAGGGCGGCGGCACGGCGCGCGGCGGTTCCGCGGCGCGGCCCGCAGACGGACGGTCCACCCGGGGCAGCCGGTCGGGCAGCCGGCCCGCGCCCCGCAGCGGTCCCGGCAGGCCGGGACCGCGCACCACGGGGACGAAGCTGCGTCCCGCGAATCCGCGGCTGCTGCGGCAGCGGCTGTTCGTGTTCGTCGTCGTCACCCTGCTCGTGGCGCTCGGTATCGCGCTCGCGCAGGGGTGTCAGGGGCCCTCGCGGGGGCTCGGTCCTGACGGGTCGGAGGGAACCGGCGGCAACGGCGCCGTCCGCAACCAGCAGGTGGATCCGCGGCCGGGCGGGGGCCCGTTGACGGGGCAGCGGTACGACGGGACGTTCACGGCGCCCGAGTAG